The following are from one region of the Nostoc cf. commune SO-36 genome:
- the rbsK gene encoding ribokinase, protein MSIIVFGSINIDLVAITPRLPVAGETLLGEDFFKVSGGKGANQAVALAKLGIPTQIVGRVGADDFGKELVNNLQTSGVQTDNIFVDKTVSSGIAIITVSHTGENQIVVIPGANGRVNQEDVERLSYLLPEATALLLQLEVPINTVIAAAKAAKGANIKVILDPAPAQSNLPDELYPLVDIITPNEVETAQLVGFAVDGKELAAKAAAVLLQRGVKCAIVKLGAKGIFCATAEESFFVPAFPVHAVDTVAAGDAFNGGLAAALFEGLSLHQAVVWGAAAGALAATKSGAQTSLPDRFTFDAFLEEREVG, encoded by the coding sequence ATGAGTATTATCGTCTTCGGCAGCATAAATATAGACTTGGTAGCAATAACACCCCGGTTGCCAGTTGCAGGAGAAACGTTACTAGGAGAAGATTTTTTTAAAGTTTCGGGAGGTAAAGGAGCTAATCAAGCCGTAGCATTAGCAAAATTGGGCATTCCTACCCAGATAGTAGGGCGTGTAGGTGCAGACGATTTTGGTAAGGAACTTGTTAACAATTTGCAAACATCTGGTGTGCAGACTGATAACATTTTTGTGGATAAAACTGTTAGTTCTGGAATCGCTATTATCACCGTGAGTCATACTGGTGAAAATCAAATTGTCGTCATTCCTGGTGCAAATGGGCGCGTCAATCAAGAAGATGTAGAGCGATTATCTTACTTATTACCAGAAGCTACAGCACTACTTTTACAACTAGAAGTTCCTATTAATACCGTCATTGCTGCTGCTAAAGCCGCAAAAGGTGCAAATATAAAAGTAATTCTCGACCCCGCACCAGCACAATCTAATTTACCAGATGAACTGTATCCATTGGTAGATATTATTACACCGAATGAAGTTGAAACAGCGCAGTTGGTGGGTTTTGCTGTGGATGGAAAAGAACTTGCAGCCAAAGCAGCTGCGGTTTTGTTACAACGGGGTGTGAAATGTGCGATCGTCAAACTGGGTGCTAAGGGTATTTTTTGTGCCACTGCTGAAGAAAGTTTTTTTGTACCCGCGTTTCCAGTTCACGCAGTTGATACAGTGGCCGCAGGTGATGCTTTCAACGGCGGTTTAGCTGCGGCACTTTTTGAAGGACTTTCTTTACATCAGGCAGTTGTTTGGGGTGCGGCTGCGGGTGCTTTAGCAGCGACAAAATCAGGCGCACAAACTTCGCTACCGGATAGGTTTACATTTGATGCATTTCTTGAAGAAAGGGAGGTGGGGTAA
- a CDS encoding helix-turn-helix domain-containing protein — protein sequence MKFVLSQDYKIFRHCMIAARKEAKLTQQTLAKSLKKPQSFVAKYENGERRLDVIEFLLVTRVMGVDPCDILRKVEQGISKASCEEEV from the coding sequence ATGAAATTTGTTCTCAGCCAGGATTATAAAATATTCCGTCACTGTATGATTGCGGCTCGTAAGGAGGCAAAACTAACTCAACAGACGCTTGCTAAATCCTTGAAAAAGCCACAATCTTTCGTAGCCAAATATGAAAACGGTGAACGGCGGTTAGATGTAATTGAGTTTCTGTTAGTTACTCGCGTAATGGGGGTAGATCCTTGCGATATTCTCAGAAAAGTTGAACAAGGAATATCTAAAGCATCTTGTGAGGAGGAGGTATGA
- a CDS encoding ATP-binding protein, producing the protein MSIEVVEITSDQLNQILIAQESHFLDLKSIDIQPGKLCKFIAGFANADGGELFIGIDEDTVEDKKTRAWRGFTDQEAANGHLQIFEQLFPLGDGYSYTFLIYEGCPGLVLQVTIFKSRGVVEASDSFPYLRRGAQTLPIKTEQALERLRLDKGIESFERRTIDIELEVITTSQVMSKFISAVVPTSEAELWLRKQQLIQKNKPTVAGTLLFADEPQAIFPKRCGIKIYRYKTKDIEGTRDTLAFDPITIEGCLYEQIQQAVAKTIEMVEEIPKVGDTGLESISYPEEAIHEIITNALLHRDYSIISDTHIRIFDNRIEIENPGKLPGHITVKNILKEQYARNGAIVRIINKFPNPPNKDVGEGLNTAFQAMARLRLQPPEIYETETSVAVHIKHEPLASVEATIMLYLEKHKEITNKIARNETGIRSEGTIKQAFYRLKDRGLIEAVPGRARSNAAWRKVGINDTDSENTISMYEMYPQYEQLVMDYLVAHEEIDNRIARQVTGIESGTVMKNIFYRLRNKGLIKIVPGKSRINAKWCKV; encoded by the coding sequence ATGTCAATTGAAGTAGTTGAAATTACCTCTGATCAATTAAATCAGATACTTATAGCTCAGGAAAGCCATTTTCTCGATCTAAAGTCGATAGATATACAGCCAGGAAAATTATGTAAGTTTATTGCTGGATTTGCCAATGCAGATGGTGGAGAACTGTTCATCGGCATTGATGAGGATACTGTTGAAGACAAAAAAACAAGAGCTTGGCGAGGTTTTACTGATCAGGAAGCCGCAAATGGGCATTTACAAATTTTTGAACAACTTTTTCCTTTGGGAGATGGTTATTCATATACCTTTCTGATTTATGAAGGCTGTCCTGGTTTGGTTTTGCAAGTTACTATTTTTAAATCACGAGGAGTAGTGGAGGCTTCGGATAGTTTTCCCTATCTAAGACGTGGCGCACAAACTCTGCCTATTAAAACTGAACAAGCTTTAGAAAGATTAAGATTAGACAAAGGTATCGAGTCATTTGAGAGAAGAACTATTGACATAGAACTAGAGGTAATTACAACATCACAAGTAATGTCTAAATTTATTAGTGCTGTAGTTCCAACTAGCGAGGCTGAATTGTGGCTCAGAAAACAACAATTAATTCAAAAGAATAAACCAACAGTTGCAGGTACTCTACTGTTTGCTGATGAACCTCAAGCTATTTTTCCAAAGCGTTGCGGAATTAAAATTTATCGATACAAAACAAAAGATATAGAGGGCACAAGAGATACTCTTGCCTTTGACCCGATAACTATTGAAGGTTGTCTATACGAGCAAATTCAGCAAGCAGTAGCTAAAACAATAGAAATGGTTGAAGAAATTCCAAAAGTAGGAGACACAGGATTAGAATCAATCAGCTATCCAGAAGAAGCTATTCATGAAATTATAACAAATGCTTTGTTACATAGAGACTACAGTATAATATCTGATACTCATATTCGCATTTTTGACAATAGGATTGAAATTGAAAATCCAGGTAAATTACCTGGTCATATTACTGTAAAAAATATTCTCAAAGAGCAGTATGCACGGAACGGAGCTATTGTTCGTATAATCAACAAATTTCCCAATCCACCTAATAAAGATGTTGGAGAAGGTTTGAATACTGCTTTCCAGGCAATGGCTAGGTTGAGACTGCAACCTCCGGAGATATATGAAACCGAAACTTCTGTAGCTGTACACATTAAACATGAACCTCTAGCTTCAGTAGAAGCAACGATAATGTTATATTTAGAAAAGCATAAAGAAATAACTAATAAAATTGCTCGAAATGAAACTGGAATTCGTTCAGAAGGAACTATCAAGCAAGCATTTTATAGGTTAAAAGATAGGGGACTTATTGAGGCTGTTCCTGGGAGAGCAAGAAGTAATGCAGCCTGGCGTAAAGTTGGAATTAATGACACAGATTCAGAAAATACAATCTCAATGTATGAAATGTATCCACAGTATGAGCAACTAGTCATGGACTATCTTGTAGCTCATGAAGAAATAGATAATCGTATTGCTCGACAAGTGACTGGGATCGAATCAGGTACAGTAATGAAAAATATTTTTTATAGGTTGCGGAACAAAGGACTTATAAAAATCGTGCCAGGGAAATCGCGTATCAATGCCAAATGGTGCAAAGTTTAA
- a CDS encoding NUDIX hydrolase gives MNNLKKWKILKSKMVLDNPWCQVRQDEIELSNGKIIDDYFVSIKPDVAMVLPINSNKEIIFVRQYRHAVGEFFLELPAGNFDPTKESAEVAAIRELREETGYIPQEFSKIGTLYDKPSKDTNKIHLFLAENVSKVGEQQLDITEEIEVVLIPVESVLDKIAQGEISVAGTIAALFLGLKFITSQ, from the coding sequence ATGAACAACTTAAAAAAATGGAAGATTTTAAAATCGAAAATGGTTTTAGATAATCCTTGGTGTCAGGTGAGGCAAGATGAAATAGAATTATCCAATGGAAAAATTATAGATGATTATTTTGTCAGTATTAAGCCTGACGTTGCGATGGTTTTACCTATTAATAGTAACAAAGAGATAATTTTTGTACGGCAATACAGACACGCAGTAGGCGAATTTTTCTTAGAACTGCCGGCAGGGAATTTCGATCCGACAAAAGAGAGTGCAGAAGTAGCAGCAATTAGAGAACTAAGAGAAGAGACTGGTTATATACCCCAAGAATTTAGTAAAATCGGAACTTTATACGATAAGCCGAGTAAAGATACCAATAAAATACATTTATTTTTAGCAGAGAATGTGAGCAAAGTTGGAGAGCAACAATTAGATATTACAGAAGAGATTGAAGTTGTATTAATTCCTGTAGAATCAGTTTTAGATAAAATCGCCCAAGGTGAAATTTCTGTGGCGGGAACTATTGCGGCTCTCTTCTTAGGTTTAAAGTTTATCACTTCTCAATAA
- a CDS encoding DNA methyltransferase, protein MSLSNPEPSFLKTLKRKATSTVGRGKVVNLNTNLNFSAWNDESVALYLGDSLEHYNSWEQPTVIVSDGAYGVLGFEGDTSDHIDLPNWYEPHIKAWSKAAIPCTTLWFWNSEIGWAVVHPLLEKHGWRYVNCNIWNKGKGHIAGNVNTEKIRRFPVVTEVCVQYVREVKVNELTLKVWLLEEWKRSGLRLRRANDACGVANAATRKYFDQGHLWYFPPPEMFERLVNYANEHGNPEGRPYFSLDGNQSLTGQEWSKMRSKFRCPHGFTNVWDRQALRGDERVKIPSGKALHLNQKPLDLMSIIIEASSDKNDVIWEPFGGLFSASLAAHKLRRKAYSCEIDPDYFYYGVQRFNQEVHQYSLL, encoded by the coding sequence ATGAGTCTATCTAACCCAGAACCGAGTTTCCTCAAGACTTTAAAACGCAAGGCTACCAGCACAGTTGGTCGGGGAAAAGTAGTCAACCTCAACACCAACTTAAATTTTTCTGCGTGGAATGATGAAAGCGTTGCTCTATATCTAGGTGATAGTCTAGAACATTACAACAGTTGGGAGCAGCCTACAGTCATCGTTTCAGATGGAGCTTACGGTGTTCTTGGTTTTGAAGGAGACACTTCAGATCATATTGATTTACCTAATTGGTATGAACCTCATATTAAAGCATGGTCAAAAGCAGCCATACCATGCACAACACTCTGGTTTTGGAATTCAGAAATTGGCTGGGCTGTTGTGCATCCACTTTTAGAAAAGCACGGTTGGCGTTATGTTAATTGTAATATTTGGAACAAAGGAAAAGGTCACATAGCAGGGAATGTTAATACAGAAAAAATTCGTAGATTTCCAGTAGTTACAGAAGTGTGTGTTCAATATGTAAGAGAAGTTAAAGTCAACGAACTGACGTTGAAAGTATGGTTGCTTGAAGAGTGGAAACGTTCTGGATTACGACTACGACGGGCAAACGATGCTTGTGGTGTAGCTAATGCTGCAACTAGGAAGTATTTCGATCAAGGACACTTATGGTATTTCCCTCCTCCAGAGATGTTTGAGAGGTTGGTCAACTATGCAAATGAGCATGGTAATCCAGAAGGAAGACCTTATTTTTCTTTGGATGGAAACCAATCTTTAACAGGGCAAGAATGGAGTAAGATGCGCTCTAAATTTAGATGTCCTCATGGTTTTACAAATGTTTGGGATCGCCAAGCTCTACGGGGTGATGAGAGAGTTAAGATTCCTTCTGGAAAAGCACTACATCTTAATCAGAAGCCCCTCGACTTGATGAGCATTATTATTGAAGCGTCAAGTGATAAAAATGATGTTATCTGGGAACCTTTTGGAGGATTATTCAGTGCATCTCTAGCAGCACATAAACTGAGACGAAAAGCTTACTCTTGCGAAATTGATCCAGATTATTTTTATTATGGAGTTCAGAGATTTAATCAAGAAGTTCATCAATACTCTCTTCTCTAA
- a CDS encoding nucleoside hydrolase, whose protein sequence is MTKQLVLMDHDGGVDDYLATMLLLTMDHIELLGVVVTPADCYVQPAVSATRKIIDLMGYSHIPVAESTVRGINPFPTLYRRDSFIVDHLPILNQGETITTPLVAETGQDFMIKVLREASDPVTLMVTGPLTTVAVALDKAPDIEAKIHKIVWMGGALNVSGNVEKSLEPGQDGSAEWNVYWDAVSAARVWETQIEIIMCPLDLTNNVPVTSELVYKMGRQRHYPISDLAGQCYALVIPQDYYFWDVLATAYLGHPEFYQLREWETEIITTGLSQGRTKVITGGRKIYAIDKVDKEAFYAYILQQWAR, encoded by the coding sequence ATGACAAAACAACTAGTATTGATGGATCACGATGGCGGTGTAGATGATTATCTAGCAACTATGCTGCTGTTGACGATGGATCATATTGAACTCCTTGGCGTTGTCGTCACTCCAGCAGATTGCTACGTTCAACCAGCTGTGAGCGCCACACGTAAAATTATAGATTTGATGGGATATTCTCATATCCCGGTAGCAGAAAGTACTGTGCGCGGTATCAATCCATTTCCTACTTTATACCGCCGTGATTCGTTTATCGTTGACCATCTCCCCATTCTCAATCAAGGCGAAACTATCACTACGCCCTTGGTTGCCGAAACAGGTCAAGATTTCATGATCAAGGTGTTACGGGAGGCATCAGACCCCGTAACGTTGATGGTAACTGGGCCATTGACAACGGTTGCAGTGGCGTTAGACAAAGCACCGGACATTGAAGCGAAGATTCACAAAATTGTGTGGATGGGTGGTGCATTAAATGTCAGTGGCAATGTAGAAAAAAGTTTGGAACCAGGACAAGATGGTTCTGCGGAATGGAATGTTTATTGGGATGCGGTTTCAGCAGCGCGGGTATGGGAAACCCAAATTGAAATTATTATGTGTCCTTTGGATTTAACTAACAATGTCCCAGTCACATCGGAATTAGTATACAAAATGGGACGACAACGCCACTATCCCATCTCTGATTTAGCTGGACAATGTTATGCATTAGTTATCCCCCAAGATTATTATTTTTGGGATGTCTTAGCAACAGCTTATCTCGGACATCCAGAATTTTATCAATTGCGCGAATGGGAAACAGAAATTATTACCACTGGTCTTAGTCAAGGGCGTACTAAAGTAATTACTGGTGGTCGGAAAATTTATGCGATAGATAAGGTAGATAAAGAGGCTTTTTATGCTTATATTTTGCAGCAATGGGCAAGATAA
- a CDS encoding dipeptide epimerase, with translation MQININLFTVNKRFPLTISRGTTAQTTNVWVRISQDGIEGWGEASPFGVGNHRQSTDAIKNALEQVVPLLKAFSPLQRQEIEQVLIQNQVPSAARAALDMAMHDWLGKRVGLPLWQMWGLDRNQIVPTSVTIGINSPEAARARARDWLQFTDVRLFKVKLGSPDGIDADKQMLLAVREEAPELEFFVDANGGWSLEDAIAMCNWLADLGIKYVEQPLPRGQEQSLAKLKEHSSLPIFVDESCFTSADIPHLANYVDGINIKLMKSGGLTEAMRMVYTARAYQLQVMFGCYSDSSLANTAALQLAPLADYLDLDSHLNLIDDPFTGTLIQEGRVLPNYLPGLGINRC, from the coding sequence ATGCAAATAAATATAAATTTATTTACAGTAAATAAGAGATTTCCGTTGACTATTAGTCGAGGTACAACGGCACAGACAACGAATGTATGGGTGAGAATTTCACAAGATGGGATCGAAGGCTGGGGGGAAGCATCGCCATTCGGTGTGGGTAATCATCGACAATCAACTGATGCAATCAAAAATGCTCTAGAACAAGTTGTGCCACTGTTAAAAGCATTCAGCCCTTTACAACGTCAAGAAATTGAGCAAGTTTTAATACAAAACCAAGTTCCTTCTGCAGCAAGAGCTGCCTTGGATATGGCAATGCACGACTGGTTGGGTAAGCGTGTAGGATTACCCTTGTGGCAAATGTGGGGACTCGATCGCAATCAAATAGTCCCGACTTCTGTCACAATTGGGATTAATTCGCCTGAAGCAGCTAGGGCGAGAGCGCGAGACTGGTTACAATTTACTGATGTCCGCCTTTTCAAGGTGAAGCTAGGTAGTCCAGATGGCATAGATGCAGATAAACAAATGCTCTTAGCAGTGCGAGAAGAAGCACCTGAACTAGAATTTTTTGTTGATGCCAATGGGGGTTGGAGCTTGGAGGATGCGATCGCAATGTGCAATTGGCTGGCTGATTTAGGTATAAAGTATGTAGAACAACCATTACCACGGGGACAAGAACAAAGTTTAGCAAAACTCAAAGAACACTCTTCCCTGCCCATTTTTGTCGATGAAAGTTGTTTTACAAGCGCTGATATTCCCCATTTGGCCAACTACGTAGATGGTATTAATATCAAACTGATGAAATCAGGCGGACTAACGGAGGCAATGCGAATGGTATATACAGCACGAGCATATCAGTTGCAAGTAATGTTCGGTTGCTATTCTGATAGTTCGTTAGCTAATACAGCAGCATTACAATTAGCACCACTAGCTGATTATTTAGATTTAGACAGTCACCTTAATTTAATTGATGATCCCTTTACAGGTACATTGATACAAGAAGGAAGGGTTTTGCCAAACTATTTACCAGGTTTAGGAATTAATCGATGCTAA
- a CDS encoding Uma2 family endonuclease, whose translation MTALILNLSPTIELTDEQFFQLCQNNRDLRLERTAEGELIIMPPTGWESGNRNSRLTQRLGNWTDADGTGLAFDSSTGFKLPNGANRSPDASWVSRERLEALNPDPATFLPIAPDFAVELRSASDSLKTLQQKMQEYIDNGVRLGWLVDPQNQQVEIYRSGQCVEVLRRRSPSETSPTSLSAEDVLPGFVLDLTQILN comes from the coding sequence ATGACTGCCCTGATTCTAAACCTCAGCCCCACCATTGAACTAACAGATGAGCAGTTCTTCCAACTGTGTCAAAATAATCGAGATTTGCGGCTTGAGCGCACGGCAGAGGGAGAATTGATTATCATGCCACCAACTGGATGGGAAAGCGGAAATCGTAATAGTAGACTGACGCAGCGCTTAGGTAATTGGACTGACGCTGATGGCACAGGTTTGGCTTTTGATTCTTCAACAGGTTTCAAACTCCCTAATGGTGCAAATCGCTCTCCAGATGCGTCTTGGGTGAGTCGGGAGCGATTAGAAGCCCTGAATCCAGACCCCGCAACATTCCTACCCATCGCTCCAGATTTTGCGGTAGAATTACGCTCTGCTTCAGACAGCTTAAAGACTTTGCAACAAAAAATGCAGGAGTATATTGACAACGGTGTGCGTTTAGGCTGGCTGGTTGATCCGCAGAACCAACAGGTGGAAATTTACCGCTCAGGACAGTGTGTTGAGGTTTTGCGTAGGCGTAGCCCGTCGGAGACATCGCCTACTAGTTTATCAGCAGAGGATGTATTACCTGGATTTGTGCTGGATTTAACACAGATTTTGAATTAA
- a CDS encoding nucleoside deaminase yields MDEFMKAAIQEAKQGRQEGGIPIGSVLVKDGKILGRGHNKRVQDADPVTHAEIDCLRNAGRVGSYKGTTLYSTLMPCYLCAGAVVQFGIKKVIVGESKTFPGAKEFMVSHGVDVIDLNLDECEQMMSQFIETNPELWNEDIGK; encoded by the coding sequence ATGGATGAGTTTATGAAAGCTGCTATTCAAGAAGCAAAACAAGGCAGACAAGAAGGTGGAATTCCTATTGGTTCGGTTCTCGTCAAGGATGGCAAAATTCTGGGCAGAGGACACAATAAACGTGTGCAAGACGCAGATCCTGTTACCCACGCCGAAATCGATTGTCTCCGCAATGCTGGGAGAGTTGGCAGCTATAAAGGGACAACACTCTATTCAACTTTAATGCCGTGTTACCTATGCGCTGGGGCAGTAGTACAATTTGGCATTAAAAAAGTCATCGTTGGAGAATCCAAAACTTTTCCTGGTGCTAAAGAATTTATGGTATCTCACGGTGTGGACGTAATTGATCTTAATCTTGACGAATGTGAGCAAATGATGAGTCAGTTTATTGAAACTAATCCCGAACTATGGAATGAAGATATTGGTAAATAG
- a CDS encoding antitoxin codes for MNTAKLTTDGTHQIVILPEDFQLTGTEIYIKKIGTAIVLIAKDNPWQSLIESVDNFSDDFMNSRDQPVIDTITTRQK; via the coding sequence ATGAATACTGCCAAACTCACCACTGATGGTACTCATCAAATCGTTATTTTACCCGAAGACTTTCAACTTACTGGTACTGAAATTTATATCAAAAAAATTGGCACTGCCATTGTCCTCATTGCCAAAGATAACCCTTGGCAATCCCTAATAGAGAGTGTAGACAATTTCTCCGATGACTTCATGAATTCTAGAGATCAGCCAGTTATTGACACTATTACAACAAGGCAAAAGTAA
- a CDS encoding cysteine desulfurase family protein: MQIYLDYSATTPTRKEAIAVMQTVLTQHWGNPSSLHEWGQRAATVVEEARVQVAGLINAASPESIVFTSGGTEANNLAIMGVARLYAVPQHIIISSVEHSAISETVKLLETWGWEVTRLSVDVKGKVNPLDLKAALRHNTALVSIIYGQSEVGTVQAIAELGKIVRSSGALFHTDAVQAAGRLPIDVQQLPVDLLSLSSHKIYGPQGAGALYVRPGVEMMPLLGGGGQEMGLRSGTQAVPIIAGFGVAAELAAEELATETPRLIELRDRAFAQLVEIPGLIPTGDDCDRLPHHISMCLEYANGEKLSGKTLVRQLNLAGIGISAGAACHSGKLSPSPILLAMGYSEKAALGGIRITLGRDTTEADIDWTVMVLKQVLQRLTPDLSLVKR, translated from the coding sequence ATGCAAATTTATCTAGATTACAGCGCCACTACTCCGACTCGAAAAGAAGCGATCGCAGTTATGCAAACAGTCCTAACTCAACACTGGGGCAATCCTTCCAGCTTACATGAGTGGGGACAACGGGCGGCAACGGTTGTAGAAGAAGCTAGAGTCCAAGTTGCTGGTTTAATTAACGCTGCAAGTCCTGAATCGATCGTTTTTACCTCTGGTGGCACTGAGGCAAATAATCTTGCAATCATGGGTGTGGCTAGGTTATATGCTGTTCCTCAACATATAATTATCTCCAGCGTTGAGCATTCGGCAATTTCTGAGACAGTAAAGCTGCTAGAAACGTGGGGTTGGGAAGTTACGCGCTTGTCTGTAGATGTTAAAGGTAAAGTTAATCCTTTGGATTTAAAGGCGGCGTTGCGACATAACACAGCCTTAGTTTCTATAATTTACGGCCAAAGTGAAGTTGGAACTGTGCAAGCGATCGCAGAACTGGGTAAGATTGTGCGATCATCTGGTGCTTTGTTCCATACAGATGCGGTGCAAGCTGCGGGACGCTTACCCATAGATGTGCAACAACTGCCCGTAGACTTACTTAGCCTTTCCAGTCATAAAATATATGGGCCACAAGGTGCAGGGGCGTTATATGTGCGTCCTGGTGTGGAAATGATGCCCTTATTGGGTGGTGGTGGGCAAGAAATGGGATTGCGTTCTGGTACGCAAGCAGTACCGATAATTGCCGGATTTGGTGTAGCAGCAGAATTAGCAGCCGAAGAATTAGCTACAGAAACACCACGATTAATTGAGTTACGCGATCGCGCTTTTGCCCAATTAGTTGAGATTCCTGGTTTAATTCCTACAGGGGATGACTGCGATCGTTTGCCTCACCATATTAGTATGTGCTTAGAATACGCCAATGGGGAAAAACTTAGCGGCAAAACCTTGGTAAGACAGCTAAACCTTGCTGGCATCGGCATCAGTGCTGGTGCTGCCTGTCACAGTGGTAAACTTAGCCCTAGTCCGATATTGTTAGCGATGGGTTATTCCGAAAAAGCTGCCTTGGGAGGAATTCGCATCACATTGGGGCGTGATACTACTGAAGCTGATATAGATTGGACAGTAATGGTATTAAAGCAAGTTTTGCAAAGGCTAACACCAGATTTATCTTTAGTTAAGCGTTAA
- a CDS encoding flavoredoxin yields the protein MTIIPDEALVVRGGRNRPEDIRRGIGTHPSGITGISVECAVGSSVAELALSIPHGQIGVTTVGEVRQAGGDVIRTSGRSANHATLRGLNPQQVSQLLTPTVPNPAKQQL from the coding sequence GTGACAATAATTCCAGATGAAGCATTGGTAGTTCGGGGAGGGCGTAATCGTCCAGAGGATATTCGACGTGGAATAGGTACTCATCCGAGTGGCATAACAGGAATTTCTGTGGAATGTGCAGTAGGATCGTCAGTAGCGGAGTTGGCATTGAGTATTCCTCATGGGCAGATTGGTGTAACAACAGTTGGCGAGGTTCGCCAAGCAGGTGGTGATGTAATCCGAACATCCGGTAGAAGTGCTAATCATGCAACATTAAGGGGTTTAAACCCGCAGCAAGTTAGTCAACTCCTTACACCTACTGTTCCTAATCCAGCAAAGCAGCAGTTATAG